A genome region from Anopheles stephensi strain Indian chromosome 2, UCI_ANSTEP_V1.0, whole genome shotgun sequence includes the following:
- the LOC118507248 gene encoding oxidative stress-induced growth inhibitor 2-like, with amino-acid sequence MKDIYSKGNLLHKDAIYKDVVIIGNGPSGISLSYMLAGHWPYWLPEKAEKHPDELLRARLNYYDSKKSLVEHDLFSLADGLEGRSTNPVSLLLDSLQHPCADLGMDLPSMVEYRYHPEKEIDHLVLGRGPPGGSWHRMDPNLRTLSLAAWMSLPGLPFAEWESRHPPTVEAAAAESPVVQPLCARCSELAKRTKRNGQKVPLSRCSKCYRNGTHTDGNNNTGGAEANAVPREQQHGDGGNVVAVLDERSGKVSVKLLCPPRRNLSLKRQVSKEVETRALISSVAQYYESYVTEMGLARYFMNDTIVTTVVPLDGKCEASGLPERFRNGRWIVAGFNRTTNKRFTVVCNNLVLANGASDLANRLGVKGEGLEMPWVKYELPHLERALERYDDHGRTQLKPVLIVGAGLSAADAVTICRSSGIPVVHVYRSRTAGLDKMLPGNVYPEYHEVHKMMKDSNRKHELYTPLPEHTIVDLAIGGDSRRVTVQHLKTGERRELDVSYCAILIGSRPDLRFISSITKGTNQTSDAPCPPVVLIPCPDSETEDETALNHCFGRQPVQPLTMWMFTEQLLSSCLGRKLYWLKNMCAKCKHINLTDKPRHKQRYNSVLGATHAGHCQHQQEEKPASNLTAATGMGLGEDPTKPIDCKNNPIDVDKYTNAVLRTPHAGLYAMGPLVGDNFVRFIPGGALSITAALHKHTEND; translated from the exons ATGAAGGATATCTACAGTAAGGGAAATCTGCTGCACAAGGACGCCATCTACAAGGATGTGGTCATTATTG GCAATGGACCAAGCGGTATATCACTGTCGTACATGCTGGCCGGCCACTGGCCCTACTGGTTACCGGAGAAGGCGGAGAAGCATCCGGATGAGCTGCTGCGGGCACGGCTAAATTATTACGACTCCAAGAAAAGTTTGGTCGAGCACGATCTGTTCAGTTTGGCCGATGGGCTGGAAGGACGTAGCACAAATCCTGTCTCTCTGCTG TTGGACAGTTTGCAGCATCCGTGCGCAGATTTGGGAATGGATCTACCATCGATGGTCGAGTACCGGTATCATCCCGAAAAGGAG ATTGACCATCTCGTGCTGGGACGTGGACCACCTGGCGGTTCCTGGCATCGGATGGATCCGAACCTGCGTACCCTTTCGCTGGCCGCCTGGATGTCACTGCCCGGTTTGCCGTTCGCCGAATGGGAATCACGCCATCCGCCAACGgtggaagctgctgctgccgaatcGCCGGTTGTTCAACCGCTGTGCGCTAGGTGTAGCGAGCTGGCAAAGCGCACCAAGCGTAACGGACAGAAAGTGCCCTTAAGCAGGTGTAGCAAATGTTATCGCAACGGAACGCACACGGACGGAAACAATAACACGGGCGGTGCGGAAGCCAATGCGGTCCCGCGGGAACAGCAGCACGGTGACGGTGGCAATGTGGTGGCCGTGCTGGACGAACGCAGCGGCAAGGTGAGCGTGAAGTTGCTCTGTCCGCCGCGACGAAATCTTTCGCTGAAGCGGCAAGTTTCGAAGGAGGTCGAAACGCGCGCCCTAATATCGAGCGTCGCCCAGTACTACGAAAGCTACGTGACGGAGATGGGTTTGGCGCGGTACTTTATGAACGACACGATCGTGACGACGGTGGTGCCGTTGGATGGGAAGTGTGAGGCGTCCGGTCTTCCGGAACGCTTCCGGAACGGGCGATGGATCGTTGCTGG ATTTAACCGAACGACAAACAAACGGTTTACGGTGGTGTGTAACAATCTTGTGCTAGCGAATGGTGCTTCCGATCTCGCCAACCGGTTGGGCGTTAAGGGAGAAGGTTTGGAGATGCCTTGGGTAAAGTACGAACTGCCCCATCTTGAGCGTGCGTTGGAAAGGTACGATGATCACGGACGCACGCAGCTGAAGCCGGTGTTGATCGTTGGTGCTGGGCTGAGCGCAGCCGATGCCGTCACCATTTGTCGATCTTCCGGCATTCCTGTGGTGCACGTGTACCGTAGCCGAACGGCCGGATTGGATAAGATGCTACCCGGGAACGTTTATCCCGAGTACCACGAGGTGCACAAAATGATGAAGGATTCTAACCGGAAGCATGAACTGTACACTCCGCTACCCGAACACACGATAGTGGATCTTGCGATCGGTGGAGATTCACGGCGCGTTACAGTACAACACCTAAAGACGGGCGAGCGGCGTGAGCTGGATGTGTCGTACTGCGCCATACTGATCGGATCACGGCCCGATCTACGATTCATCTCGTCGATAACCAAAGGTACGAACCAAACGTCGGACGCACCATGCCCACCGGTGGTCCTCATTCCCTGCCCCGATTCGGAAACGGAGGATGAAACGGCCCTGAACCATTGCTTCGGCCGCCAACCCGTCCAACCGCTCACGATGTGGATGTTTACGGAGCAGCTGCTTTCCTCGTGTCTCGGCCGGAAGCTGTACTGGCTGAAGAACATGTGTGCCAAATGCAAACACATCAATCTCACCGATAAACCTCGCCACAAGCAACGGTACAACTCGGTGCTCGGTGCGACTCACGCCGGTCACTGCCAGCATCAGCAGGAGGAGAAACCCGCTTCGAACCTAACCGCCGCCACCGGCATGGGACTCGGCGAGGATCCAACGAAACCGATCGACTGCAAAAACAATCCGATCGATGTGGACAAATACACGAACGCGGTGCTACGAACGCCACACGCCGGACTGTACGCGATGGGACCACTGGTGGGGGACAACTTTGTGCGCTTCATACCGGGCGGTGCACTCAGCATTACGGCCGCACTGCACAAGCACACCGAGAACGATTGA